aataatgcgagtaCCAGAATTTGAACTCTGATGGgttgggataccactgtccacctaagtCACATCTTAGTCAAAGCCTTTAAAAGAAATGTAGAAATCTGACAAAGGGTGACATACTACTTGGCAGTAGAATGATGAAATTACAAAACGACTTCCTCTTCTCGAAAGGTTACCACACTCCATTTTTTATATGCTGAAGAATGTCATCTCCTTTTCATGTCAGTGCAGAGTATTGTATTGCCACAGACCCTAGTAATAGCTATGTTGATGTTACTTTATATATACTCCAGTTTTCAACAAAAGAATCAGTAAGATATTATTGATAAGGTACGGCTACTTGGGTGCATGGGGATGAATGATATATGATCATGGTTACATAGAAATGAGCAATTTCTTTTGTTAGTATAGGAAGAGCAGAGGCTTGTCTCGTAGTCGTAGGTAGTATGGACCATGCAgcctttttccttttgttttgttttgttttgttttgtgggtTGCTGCACTGCATGGTCCGTGAAGTGAACTTGTTGGAGGCACCTGAGCCAAGCACGGTGCATCCATGGGGAGCCAGAAATTGGAAGGGAAATATCCATAGATGGAGACGTTGTTGCCGTCGAGAACCATGAGGCTACCGGGGGGACGTAGCCGTCGTCCGAGTCACACTTAATACTTTGAGCAGCAGATTAACACGGCTAGACGAGAAATTCCCAGAGAAATCAACAAGGGAGGGAGGCTCTCTATCTCTAGGCAGAGAAAGCATGCGAGTGACGAGAGATTTTCGAAAAGGCGAAGAAAAAGAATGTACCACCATGCGTGCGGGTAGAGAAGGAGAGATTGGATTTGTTTGGTCGTGGTTGGTGATGGCGGCGCGGCAGCGAGTGGTGGTGCTGGACTGGCCCACCCTAGAGAAAAGGAGGAGCGATCTGGATCGTCCGTCCGCCCATCACGCACCTTCATCCATCGGTATAAGAATTGCTGCCACCCACGGCCCATCCGCGCATCCCACACACCCCACCCCCATTCCGCCGCCTCgcctctcctctctcttctcaCTCCCTCTCGCCGCAGAGAAGATGGCGTCCGACGGCAGCGGCGTTGTCACGGTGTACGGCAGCGGCAACAACGGCGCCGGTACGCAGCTCGAGCCCAAGTCGTCCCCGTTCTCTGTCAAGGTGGGCCTGGCCCAGATGCTCCGCGGCGGCGTCATCATGGACGTCGTCAACGCCGAGCAGGCGCGCATCGCCGAGGAGGCCGGCGCCTGCGCCGTCATGGCGCTCGAGCGCGTCCCCGCCGACATCCGCGCCCAGGGCGGCGTCGCACGCATGTCCGACCCGGGTCTCATCCGCGAAATCAAGCGCGCCGTCACCATCCCGGTCATGGCCAAGGCCCGCATCGGGCACTTCGTCGAGGCCCAGATCCTCGAGTCCATCGGCGTCGACTACGTGGACGAGAGCGAGGTCCTCACGCTCGCCGACGACGCCCACCACATCAACAAGCACAACTTCCGCGTCCCCTTCGTCTGCGGCTGCCGCAACCTGGGCGAGGCCCTCCGCCGCATCCGCGAGGGCGCCGCCATGATCCGTACCAAGGGCGAGGCCGGCACCGGCAATGTCATCGAGGCCGTCCGCCACGTCCGCTCCGTCATGGGCGACGTGCGTGCCCTCCGCAGCATGGACGATGACGAGGTATTCACCTATGCCAAGAGCATCGCCGCACCGTACGACCTCGTCATGCAGACCAAGCAGCTCGGTCGCCTGCCCGTCGTCCAGTTCGCCGCCGGCGGGGTCGCCACGCCGGCCGATGCGGCCCTCATGATGCAGCTCGGCTGCGACGGTGTCTTCGTCGGCTCCGGTGTCTTCAAGAGCGGCGACCCCGCGCGCCGCGCGCGCGCCATCGTGCAGGCCGTCACCCACTACAGCGACCCTAATGTGCTCGCCGAGGTGAGCTGCGACCTgggtgaggccatggtgggcatcaacCTCTCCGATCCCAAGGTCGAGCGCTTTGCGGCGCGCTCCGAGTGATCTTTGTTGGCCACCATCAATACCAGCTCCCAAAATAATACTCCATGGATCAATGATAAGGACAAAAACAAGTACTTAGAAACGATTCCTAGTTATTATCATGTGATTTCTTCATGATGATCATTCTAGCTCCGATAACAATTCAAGCGGTAGCAAGCATGCACCTCGAGTCAGTCTGTCGGTCGGTCAGTCGCTCGCTTTATATATGTACACACATGTTGTCGTCTTCCATTTCATTTCTGTTGTTGTTAACACAAGTTTAAGTATCCATCCATCCTTTCCCTCCGTGTTATAGGCATGTACTCTTGCTACTATGCATTTTGCTGTTTCAGATTCGTTGTTGTTTCTCTGATCGATTTTGCTACTGTTGTTGCCAATTACTACCGGCAACAACTCAAATGATGCAGTCTGGTACTTTACTTGATTAGCACTCACTATTTGGCTAAAGTAGAAATTAGGCAGCCCATCGTTGCAGGTGCCCCCACACAGGCTAAAAGCCAAAAGGCAGCGACGCCTTGTACAATACAaggtgcttagagagatgcttaCAGTAAAATAAGCATCGATGCTTAGAGAAAGACGGATTTATTTCTATCAACATCTCCCGTAAGCACGGATGTGACGCTCGCTCGTACATTCAGTAAAATAAGTGGACGTCAAGCGGGCGTCTGGGCAGAACGTTGGAGGAATAGACGTACAAAACAGATCTTAATTGCGCGCGTGCACATGCACTTTAGGTGTTAGGACATTTACCGATAAGACCACATGTAATGCATGATGCTTGGGGAGGTACTCGTATAAAAGAAAATTCATTTTTTAAGCACACGTATTTGCTTGTGAACTAGAGATgagtaagagcatcttcagcccATTGAGCCTCTCAGGAGGCATTTTTTTGGTCGCCTGGGGGCTACCGGCGATAACTTTAGCCTGGGTGTCAAAATTCCACTCGTTGTCcccccacccccacctcctcgTCTGTCTCTCCTCTGCTCGGCCCTGGAGGTGGAGTGTGGCATGGCCCTGCTCGGCCATGGAGGCGCGCGCGGGCTAGCTCCGCCACGCACAGGCGGACGCGGGGCGCCCCGGCCACAACGCAGGCGGACGGGCGCGGGCAAGCTCCGTCACGCACAGGCGGGCGCGGGCGAGCTCCGCGTCCGCTCGCGCGCCGCTCCGCCCCGCCTCGGTCTGCGCACGGCTCCGCCCGCTGCCGCGGCGCTCCCGGCCCTCCCcggcctggccgtgcctggtcctCCGCCCGCCTGCGTCGCGGCGCTTCCTTCGCGCGGCTCCCTCGCAGCTCGCCGACGCGCCCAACTTCCTCCTCGGCGCCCTCGCAGCTCTCCGGCGCGCCCAGCTTCCCCGACGAGCTTCGGCGCGAGCGCGAGCATCCGCGGGGGCGGAGCACGGCGGCTCGGCTGAAGCAGGTGTGGCGGGCGAGCGGGTGCATGGCGGTCTTGCGGTGGGGCAACAGCGGCGGCAACACGACGGGGAGCGGCGGAGCAGCCGCTCCAAGCGCCGACTGTTCACCGCGCCTGAGGCCCGTCGCGTCGCCGGGAGCCAAGGCCAAGGCGGCGggaagggagggagagaggagagagctgCGAGGCGGAGGCGAccgggcggccggagctcggcggcTCGCCTGAGGCGGCCGTTCCAGGCGGCGGGGaggaagagagagaggagagagctggCCAGAAAACGTGGGGCCTCTGTGTGCGtggagggaaagagagagagaggggaaggagcACGTGGGTGAGGGAAAATGAGGGGATAGGGGAGACGCGGGCCCACAAAACGGCGAAATTAGGCCCCTAGGAGCCCCCGGTGCGCTGGGTGTGGCATGGGGCAGCCGGCGCTAATTTTTGCTAGTACCCGCCGGCGCCTAAAAAATGTCCTGGGTGGCCTAGTGAAGATGCTCTAAGTAGCGTTGGTGCTACACAAATAAGTATCTGTGCTTAAGAGAAAATCGGTTTATATTTATAAGCATCTTACATTGTATAAAGCCTAAGATGGTCTTTTCTCATTCATTTCATGTCACTAGGAGtagccaaatatatatatatatatatatatatatatatatatatatatatatatatatatatatatatatatactagcaaaagggcccgtgcgttgcaacgggagagaaaaaacCATAACCTTCAACGGCCATGACTACATTTTGTTGCATCACCGAAATACACTATGACCCTCAATTtcatgaaatcatgaacattttttaaaactcgtACACATATCTGAAACCgtgacttctaattttttgaacattttctaaaatcaagatttttttttgaattcatgaacgttttatactatttgcaaacacTATTTTTAAATTCTGAACATTCTTTTAAACAATATTCTTGAATTggcgaacatttctagaatcgacGGATATTTTATTGGAAATTGGTGGAATAATTTGTGAAATTCACGGACATTTTTTAATTTACCAATCATTTTTTGATttaatgaacattttctgaaatgcatgattattctttgaaaaaacGAACATTttataataaataaattattttgtaagtcacgagcagtttttgaatttttaggatatttttccaTTTTTAAGATTGTTTTGAATTAGCGGAATTTTcttcaatttcattaacattttttaatatgcAAACTTTCTAAAAAATCATGATCTCTTTATTTTCTGAATAATTGTTTTTAAAATTGCGAATATTTTTTAAGTCCTCCTCATGAGTCATTGACCGGTGCCAAAGACGGGCTTCTCCATTTCAGCATGATACGTCGCCTGCCTATGATTCCacccttgttttatttttgatcTGTTAACCAATAAATTCCATACTTCCACTAACTTCCATATTTATAATGTTTTTCCTTTTGCATCTTCATTTCAATGTCATTAAATAAGTTGCACCAAATTAAAAACTATGAACATTTTCAAAAATCATTTGAGCCATCCTTATATTTTATGCAATTGCATTTCCCAATTCCTTTTGAGCCACTCCAAAAATCCCATGCCTTTTTCTACTTCAAGTTTAGTCCCCAAACtttgccaataattcttttatcactttaccaagctcaacaaaattatCATAAATTTTGGACATCTCTAAAACCTATTCCTAGTTCAAgcacatttgaattaaattcaaattagTTTGAATTTAAACCTTGCATTGCCCACTTCTAATTTTcttggaacaagcacattttttcGAGTCCTGGAAAATAACAACTTGCCAAAACACCATTCCTATCCCTCTATCCTTTTTACTCTGTCTCCATTTATGTTTAGTAAATAGAAAAGGAGGCGAATTGGGAgatagggagagagagaaagaccaGCCTAGCAACTAACCCAGCCAGCCCatttgggccaaggcccagcccagtCGCACCTTAACCTAACCTAGCTCGATCGAACCCCTCGCTCCTCTATCCTGATCGATCCTTCCCCCACCTTGCGCCGTCAGGGGAGGCGCCGCAGGAGCGCGCCCGATGCCCGACACCCGCCGGCTCcgcccaacgccggcgaggctgcCTCGCCGTCGGCCTCGCTCTTCCTTACCTCGCCTCTATGCTCCTCCTCTCCTGCTGCATCGTGCCACCCTGCCCGAGCCGCTCTACCTCCGTCTCCATGACGCCTGTGGCCACCAATGCCACGACGGCACCCTGCACCGCGCCGCCGCACCGTGCCGCCGCACCTtctgctcgcgctgctgctgcaggAGGCCGCCCTCTCGTCTGAACTGCATCGCccctcctttctttcttcttctctcccTCACCTTCATGTCTCCTTTCTGCCCCGGAGTCGTGGATGCCATTGATCTGCCCAGGAATCCACGCTCCGGCCTTCCTCGTCGCCACCGGCGACCATTGCCTCGCCGCCCGCCTCTGGATCCGCCTTCCCAACCCCAGTCGCGCATAAATCACTCCCTGCAAGCTCCAGCCCCTGCAGCAGTTCTCCATCGTGGGTTGAACACTCGAGAAACGCAGGGTCTTTTTTTAAACATGAAACGTTTTTAGTCACTTAAGCAGGGACTGCGGGTTTATTTCAAAGAAACagaggggcttttttgcaaaaacgccgacgacgtacgaccagaagcactccgtgctttattagtagggaaagatatatatatatatatatatatatatatatatatatatatacaaataaTGTATCAAACATATATAGATTAAAGAAAATAGAACAACAACAATACAACAATACAACCCATGCATTACCAATCCTTAGTGCTAATACCACATCCATACCAGGCAAAAAAGACCATATCCAACAACCAAATAGCCATATAATCATGGACTTCCTGCAGgagatatgtcctagaggcaataataattatTGTTATTTGCGAActaacctatggttggatggttagagggacagtggtatctcGAACCTACCAGGGtttaagtcctggtgctcgcattattcctggatttatttcaggattttcggcgatgcactTTCAATGGGatgagacgttcccgtcgacgacgaggcatctatggtgacttcgtaaatctcaagatgatatgccgactcagtcccttgaaggtgctcatatgagtagggtgtgcgtgtgcgcgttcttaggggtgagtgtatgcgtgtatgtatgagagcttgcgtctgtactgtgttcaaaacaaaaaaatagttgttgtTATTTATCTTCAAGTTCGTAATTGATCTTTATGTTCTATGCTAAAAGTGCGATGGTCCTTGAGCTCGTATATCCATAAAGGATTGGAGGAAAACCCATGTGCATGTATGGAATAATAAACAGCAAAATATATttctagtcgtgcctctaagactagctgaagctgcatgatgatcatgtttttctaatcatgaGCATGACTATGCCTACAATTTTGAAGACCCCACGTTATAAGAACACTTGTATTGAATTAACCCATGTTGATGTTATGTTATGAGATACATTTGTTCACAAGTTAATGGTTTTATAACACAGAGAAAATTAGTGTTTGCatagtttcttagaccatgagagtatcgagttccttcatacttgcttcatgaactttggggtttgttaaacgtcatccataacaggatggctattacggcggttTTCGGGTTCATGAAAAAgtatgacaagggactagatagctcaagattggaatttgctcctccaacgatggagagatattctttggAACCTcttggtgttacggtatccattatcgtctggccagacatagcatgatttgatcacggggatgccagaaTGCGAgtacaagaaaagagaacaaaaccggtaacgaggaaaCTGGCATAATGAAGAAGTTATTGATTCATAGGGATGCTATTAAATCTCACCTCGAGTATTTGTAACATATTGCGAAGCAACAAGAACAACATTTGGTAATTACATGTTcgctcgaatattcattcgtgtgggtatagggatcAATTTTGGATGTCCACGGTTCTACTATTGATCATTGATCAGAAAAGTTCCGCTCATGTCTATACTTCAcagaacctatagggtcacacacttaagggtcatctatttGCTAAGTAATAGACAATGAGTCCGGGAGATTGTTTCCGGAAAAGTTTCGAAGATGACTAAAAAGTTTCATAGAGAAAAAACGGAAACGTTATGTAGACAAACTACATACCGGAAATGTTTTGAAACGCATCAAGAACTATTTTAGTGGGTATAGGAAATCCTCTGGACCTTCCGGAATTTTTCCAGATTTTTCATACACTGAAAAGATTTCATGAAAAAGTTTTCATGAATAGTGGTAACACTATTAGGGTACAACCACTATTTGGTGGCTTTTTGGAAAGCCACCTTTTAGGGCTTTGTCCCAAAAGTCAAGGGGATGACATGGGGCGGTAGGACCCCCTTTGGGGGATCCCACTAAAGGTGACCGGCCAAGGGAGGAGCTCTCCCATGGAGCTCCATTTCCCTTCCCCTTTTGCCCTTATGAAGGACAAATCTCATGGGTTTTTTGGTATTTCCAAGTGCCACTCTACCCCTTGCCTCAcactataaatagaggtggaggcaGCTCTTGAAAATCACTCAAGTACTCTCATACACTCCTCTAAAAAAgttctctcatacacatgccatgcaatgatctggctttcTATCTCCCTCTCCACAAAATAGTTTCGTAGCTGAAAGATTGTCTAGTCTTTGGTAGGTCCTAGTTCTGGATGGAAAAGCCCTGCTAGATAGTTGACCCCGGATGTGTGCAACTGGGTAGAAaggtcgtagtttcgatcttaGTTCGGGAGATACACCGAGGTTCTGTCCAAGGGCCACCCGAAGGGCTATCTGAGGGCCTCCCGAAGAGCTGTCCGAGTGACTGGTCAAGTTTCTGTTTGAgggcctcccgaagggctgtccgagagACTGTCTGATAGAGAACATTCTcgcagttgggaggttgtaaaatcctagctgcggggatctgcccCAATGATCTCCATCGACTCTCCTTCTGCTGTGCTACGAGTCGGTAatgatcagatcaaaccttgtatgcatcttcatagtggtcctgggcgtgtACGCAGTATGaaaatattttgttttctgctgccttatgatatgtctccaacgtatctataatttttgattgttccatgttattatattatctgttttggatgttttatatgcattaatatgctattttatatgatttttgggactaacctattaacctagagcccagtgccagttcctgtttttccttgttttagagtttcgcagaaaaggaatataaaacagagtctaaacggaatgaaactttcgtgatGTTTTTTCTTAGACTAGAAtacatctagaggacttggagtgcacgccgggaaatccacgaggcggccacaaggacggagggcgcgcccagggggtagggggcgcccccacccttgagGGCCTctcatgactccaccgacctatttcttccgtaTATATATTCTCAAGTACCCCAAAACCAATCAGGagagccatgaaaacacttttccatcgccgcaaccttgtgtactcgtgagatcccatctaggggccttttctggcgtcctgccagagggggatcgatcacggagggcttccacatcaatagcattgcctctccgatgaagcgtgagtagtttaccacagacctacgggtccatagctagtagctagatggcttcttttctctctttgattctcaataccatgttctccttgatgttcttggagatctattcaatgtaatacctttttgtggtgtgtttgccgagatccgatgaattgtggatttatgatcagcttat
The window above is part of the Triticum aestivum cultivar Chinese Spring chromosome 2A, IWGSC CS RefSeq v2.1, whole genome shotgun sequence genome. Proteins encoded here:
- the LOC123188919 gene encoding probable pyridoxal 5'-phosphate synthase subunit PDX1.1; translated protein: MAARQRVVVLDWPTLEKRRSDLDRPSAHHAPSSIGIRIAATHGPSAHPTHPTPIPPPRLSSLFSLPLAAEKMASDGSGVVTVYGSGNNGAGTQLEPKSSPFSVKVGLAQMLRGGVIMDVVNAEQARIAEEAGACAVMALERVPADIRAQGGVARMSDPGLIREIKRAVTIPVMAKARIGHFVEAQILESIGVDYVDESEVLTLADDAHHINKHNFRVPFVCGCRNLGEALRRIREGAAMIRTKGEAGTGNVIEAVRHVRSVMGDVRALRSMDDDEVFTYAKSIAAPYDLVMQTKQLGRLPVVQFAAGGVATPADAALMMQLGCDGVFVGSGVFKSGDPARRARAIVQAVTHYSDPNVLAEVSCDLGEAMVGINLSDPKVERFAARSE